A window of Primulina tabacum isolate GXHZ01 chromosome 4, ASM2559414v2, whole genome shotgun sequence contains these coding sequences:
- the LOC142543324 gene encoding uncharacterized protein LOC142543324 produces the protein MNSNHGKSNNKAGSINSFDFDLGLGSGRSKPMKDQKSQTSSYASTTYSQKPNASSSWNQHPNKSSWTHQPAVPVQSGGVGSLSGPTSMVGDIFGKSWNSAAPASGVGIVQNKSPNLFGDLLNSAMGQNKGSNNVPLKNAARPGSQSTFSMGGVADSLPKSGIYTQTTGSWDSNTSNYSGNVNFGSNYNTSSNPGGGNVNLGGNNNRNPNLGGSSMKSMGGGNNGGGGIGSSKDPFGSFVDFGAKKPDVTNSARKESDKSGLKNNLFGGFQNPTSQTSGSQFSSDPFSTSKTDPIGDFGFVDIQTQSQSQPARQPSGASDFDALFSSTTNVGSWGYEGFTSQQLSGDDDLGINAEFEGGADGGGTTELEGLPPPPAGVNASSAKNKGMDNYKQGQYADAIKWLSWAVFLFEKAGDNDGTMEVLTCRASCYKEVGEYKKAVADCTKVLEHDDTNVSVLVQRSLLYESMEKYKLGAEDLRTVMKLDPGNRVARSTIHRLTKMAG, from the exons ATGAATTCGAATCACGGAAAATCGAATAACAAGGCGGGTTCGATCAATTCTTTTGATTTCGATCTGGGGCTGGGATCGGGGCGATCGAAGCCTATGAAAGATCAGAAAAGCCAGACTTCCTCGTATGCATCAACTACGTACTCACAAAAACCTAACGCTTCGTCGTCCTGGAACCAACATCCCAACAAGTCCTCGTGGACGCATCAGCCCGCTGTTCCGGTTCAATCTGGTGGCGTTGGATCTTTATCCGGCCCGACGTCTATGGTGGGAGATATTTTCGGGAAAAGCTGGAATTCCGCTGCCCCTGCATCGGGTGTGGGAATTGTACAAAATAAGAGCCCAAATCTGTTTGGTGATTTGCTGAACTCGGCAATGGGCCAGAATAAGGGCAGCAATAATGTTCCGCTGAAAAATGCAGCTCGCCCGGGGAGTCAGAGCACGTTCTCAATGGGAGGGGTGGCTGATTCCTTGCCGAAAAGTGGTATTTACACTCAAACTACCGGATCCTGGGATTCTAACACAAGTAATTATAGcggaaatgtgaattttggtagCAACTATAATACCAGTTCGAATCCTGGTGGTGGGAATGTGAATTTGGGTGGAAATAATAATAGAAATCCAAATCTTGGTGGTTCATCAATGAAAAGCATGGGAGGAGGTAACAACGGAGGTGGTGGGATAGGTTCAAGTAAGGACCCTTTTGGGTCTTTCGTTGATTTTGGGGCTAAGAAGCCTGACGTTACCAACTCAGCAAGAAAAGAAAGTGATAAGAGTGGTTTAAAGAACAATTTGTTTGGGGGATTTCAAAACCCGACTTCTCAAACGAGTGGTTCTCAATTCTCATCAGATCCTTTCAGCACGAGTAAGACCGATCCAATTGGTGATTTTGGGTTTGTGGATATTCAGACTCAAAGTCAAAGCCAACCCGCTAGGCAACCCTCAGGGGCAAGCGATTTTGACGCATTATTCTCTTCAACTACCAATGTTGGCTCGTGGGGATATGAAGGATTTACTAGCCAGCAACTATCTGGGGATGATGATTTGGGGATAAATGCCGAGTTTGAAGGAGGGGCTGATGGAGGTGGAACGACTGAGCTCGAAGGCCTTCCTCCCCCACCTGCTGGTGTTAATGCTTCTTCTGCTAAAAATAAGGGTATGGATAATTATAAACAGGGGCAGTATGCTGATGCTATTAAATGGTTGTCTTGGGCTGTCTTTCTTTTTGAAAAGGCTGGTGATAATGATGGAACAATGGAGGTCTTGACCTGCAGGGCATCATGTTACAAGGAAGTTGGGGAGTATAAGAAGGCCGTAGCTGACTGTACAAAG GTTCTGGAACATGATGACACAAATGTATCTGTCCTTGTGCAACGTTCTCTTCTTTATGAGAGCATGGAGAAATACAAACTCGGGGCTGAAGACCTTAGAACTGTAATGAAGCTTGATCCTGGTAATAGAGTTGCAAGAAGTACCATTCATCGCTTGACTAAGATGGCAGGATAG